The Ipomoea triloba cultivar NCNSP0323 chromosome 13, ASM357664v1 genomic interval NNNNNNNNNNNNNNNNNNNNNNNNNNNNNNNNNNNNNNNNNNNNNNNNNNNNNNNNNNNNNNNNNNNNNNNNNNNNNNNNNNNNNNNNNNNNNNNNNNNNNNNNNNNNNNNNNNNNNNNNNNNNNNNNNNNNNNNNNNNNNNNNNNNacttggtgataccctgatcgtaagtcaatctttgaaaatacgcccgctcctttcaactgatcaaaCAAATCATCGATCCTcggcaacgggtacttgttctttactgtgactcgattaagttctctataatcgatacacagtctaagactcccatccttcttcttaacgaatAACACCGGTGCACCCCAAGGCGATACACTCggcctaataaatcccttctctAGTAATCCCGCCAATTGTGCCTTCAATTCCTCCATCTCTTtaggtgccattcgataagtcgctttcgagataggtgaggttcctggtaccaaatcgatggtgaattccacttctctCTCTGGCGGCATTTTCGTAAGATCGTCAGGgaatacgtcaggaaattcgcACACGATCGGAATTCGATCGATCTCTAGTTCTTCTCCTTCGACACCTTGCATTAAACAAAGATATACTTCGCATCCCTGGTGTGCGTACTTCTTCAATTTCTGTGTCGTCAACAAGCTTGACTCAGGTTGCCTGTCAATTCCCCGATATGTTATCCTCCTTCCTTTCGGTCCTCGTAGGACGACCTTTCGTTCGTTGCACAAGATTTGTGCTTTGTACTCAttcaaccaatccatcccgagcactacatcaatgccctcaagttcaaaacgaacgaggtTTCCAGGACAATTAGATCCGGCTATCTCTATTATAACGTTCTCGTAACCATCTCTACAGGCTACTATTATTCCTGAGgcagttttgacatttagatctaactcaatagtaggcTTTAAATTCAATCTATcagcaaatgtagatgatataaacgaGTTGGTAGCTCCTGTGTCAAATAGCACTAATCCAGGTACTGAGTTTATGAAaaatgtaccagttacggcgtcgcCAGCTTGAGCCTAAGTGCTGTTGACGACGTAGATTCTACCTTGGTTCCCCGTACTGCTCTCTCCCATCACTTGTTTTCCTTTATGATTGGAGCTCGGTGAGGTGTTCACGGGTCTTCCCAAATTTGCTGATTGGAAGTTAGTTCATCTCATTTCTGTCCCAGCAGGCTTCTGACCATTGTTCCCGTTGAATCTTCTCCCTTGGTTCACATTTTGCAGAGCTTTCTGTGGGCTGTCTATTTGTCTTTGGCACTCAAAAGACTTGTGCCCAAAAAGACCACACGTGTAACATTTAACTTTCATCCCTTGACAGTTTTCCCCGGGATGAATTCTTCCGCACCATCGACAAGTAGAACGATTTCCCCAATTGATTCCTTCCCTTCCCTTGCCGGTTGTTGGAGTAAAACTTCCTAGATTCACCTTCTTGTTTACTGCCGAGAACCTCTGTGGTTTATTATCAGCCTTTCTTTTGCTTCGGCCGTAAACCTCCTGCTGATCCAGATACACCTGATAATGATCCGAGGCTCTATCATATGCTTCTTTCAAAGTAGAGCACATAAACGGTGCGATCATTCCTCTTATGCTCCAGTCCAATCCCCGAACAAACCTTCTTGCCTTACTTGCCTCGTCAGGTACAATTTCCTGAGCAAAACGCATTAGTTCCACATATTGATCATGGTATTCTTGAATTGTTGTTCCCTTCTGTTTCAGTCGAAGAAACTCCTCGCATTTAATCCCTTTTATGCGCTCGGTATAAAATTGCCCCCTCAATTCCACTTTGAACTCTTCCCAGCCAAACTCTGGGTCTTGTAGTAGATCAGGTCCaactgttgaccaccagttgtcagcAGCTTTTGTCAAGTAGTACACTGCAGAAGGCACTCGCTGATTCGCAGGACAATTCACTGCGTTAAGTAACTTGTCAAATGTCCGAATCCACTCTTCTAAGATCACCGGGTCTTTTTCCCCGGCGTAGTATGGCGGTTGCCGGTTTGCTATAGACTTAGCGATATCGACCCGTGGCTGTCCCTGATTCTGGTTCTGaacttgctgagccatcatgaactcagccattcgCTCCATTGCTTGGGTCATGCGGTCTATCGCCGAAAAATTATCGTCGTTACCAACGGGTATATTACGTCGCGGTGGCATTCTCACTGAATGACAATTTCAAGTTAGCGTCTTTACATAGGATTCTCTAAAAAGTTAACTAGTTAAACAATTAGTATAGCAACTTAGATATTACTCAAGTTCAATACTGTACTTCCTAACATTTTCTTAAACTTACCCATTAAGTAAGGGCTTCAATCACAGCATAATGATAATCAACACATTATGCTAACAACTTATAATAATCCTAAGCAAGGATTAACACATGTAGAAAATCACAGATATTATTCATGCTTATTCAACAATAAGAATCATAAGATTCTATAGAGTAGAAGTAAAATACCGCATTTTTATGCCGCCCGGCTTCCGTTCCAGTCCTGCTCCGAAGTTATGCTCCTTAACAATAAGGTTGGGTTAATCTTAACGAACCTAAGTTGACCCGACGTGGCTCTAAcctagggctctgataccaacttgtaacaccccggctcggctataccgtacatccggagtaattaccgccacacttagaatgAAGTCTATCAATTCCTAATAGAATTCGTTCtaaatgcacaggctaaaaagaATTTGGTTCACGCAACTAAAACTAACCAGAACATAcacttcctaatatatataaacatcaacagatatatatatttttatatacatatatatatatataggtcaacCGGTAATATTTACATAAGTTTTAGCAGGGTTAACATAAGATAAACTAGATCCCACTAGCCATCTAGTATCTATCATGGCtatcaaaaatatatacaccaaaaagAGTTTGATTTCCTTTGAAACAGAAACACAACCTACTCAAGGAGATGATATACCGGGCCACAGAATGTCCCCCACacaagatgccattttcccgtaaaccaggtgatatggtctaggaagtTGCACGGGCTAATCACCATCATCCACTCATCCCACTCTTCtggaggactagggtcccacggataaGGGTAACGCACAACAAACTCTAGAGGGTCACTCTCCTCTATCATCTCAATAGGGTAGAAACCATAGCTCGCCTGAACAGCATCAATGAAAGTCAGCGGGCTACTAGGGAACAAAGGCATGACAGGGTCCGTCAGTAAATCAGAAACAAAAGCATAGTCAGTAGTAGACACGGGGTCAAGATCGGGAACCGGATCAAAGGCGTCAACTGGGTCAGGGGCGTAGACAAGGTCTGGAGCATACACTGGAGCCGGAGGATCTGGTGCGTAGCCTGGAGCATACGGGTCATCACCCGTCAGAATGTGCGTATAGTCCTCATAGTCAAGGAGGGGAAACATGAACTCTAATGAATTATTAGAGTTCTCTgggctgcacgagcccacgctagatagcatctgataagaaacacaatgaagtgtagttagcacgacggctaagtaaggaaattcATTGCCACTCAAGCGTAGACAAAGGTTTTAAAACATGGTAGCAGTATAAAAGCTTATAAAGTTTTTACCTATGCTTTGGAAATTTATCTGCAACCAAACAAATCATAGCATAGCAtaacagcatatatatataagggcgaTCACATAAACTTTTCCTTCATATTAAATATAAGGACATATTAATCACTCCaagttataaatacatatattttagacaaataaataaactttctaTTTCAAGAATTTCAGCCTTTTCAactagaaccgcagctctaattcttttaattacctgaaccgcagctcagtatatcaatagtttttataattacttagtttccccctggatatgCGTGAGGCATCATTtatgaacatttctcaattcccctttttaaACCTTGGGCTATGGCATTCTCCAACCTTCCcataggtctccttatcccaacctcgggccatggcactccagccctcccgtaggtccaaccttattccaaccccgggccatggcatttaagccctcccgtaggtccccaccttgttcCAATCCCGGGCCATGgaaattaagccctcccgtaggtcccttTCTCAAAATCTCTGCAacatatccagaaactaagattttcaaaacattctttctttcctgtaCATAATTAGTATTTTCTTCCCACATctcaaaacatttatttcattcaaaatcaaGCTGATTTGCCCATAGGCCTTCGAGTATTATGACACAAGCNAGGGttcatttcataaatattatagcttaaaataaaaatatttattcctcGAACTCAAAAATTATCGGAATAGGTgagggttacagtctaccctccttaaaaagagtttcgtcctcgaaacttacTCTCACTAACCTCGGTTCTTAAATAAACCTCTATTCACCTTTGCCACACATAATGGATTCTTAACATACTTAGCTATAGCATGCAAAAATAGTAAATTAATTCCTACGCACCTGAATTAAATAATTCTGGATAGCGTTCCCtcataacgctttccaattCCCACGTGGCTTCCTCAGGACtatgattcgaccattggactttgatcattttgactgactTTCTCCTTGTATCTCGGGTTTTAAAATCCAAGATCTGAATTGGTCTTTCTTCGTATGTTAACGAATCATCTATATCCAACTCCTCAGGTTCCAGTACATGAGATGTATCAGGCACATACTGCTtgagttgagaaacatgaaatatattatgtacccggtcaagctcaatcggtagggccagtcgataggctaaatttcctatcctttctaAGATTTCGTAtggtcctatataacgaggactcaacttccctttctttccaaatcttttgactcCTTTAGTTGGTGAGATTTTTAATAGCACCTTTTCTCCAACTTGATGTTCGGTGAATTGTCGTTTCAGATCGGCATAGGACTTTTGACGATCCTGTGCGATTTTCATCCTTCCTCGAATCATTTTGATTGCCTCAGTAGTCTCTTGTAAGTATTGAGGTCCAAGTATAACTACATTGCTTTTGTCACTCCAacacagaggacttcgacattttcgcccatacagcgcttcataaggagccattcctatacttgcatgatagctattgttataggaaaattctactAAATCCAACTGCTCGTCCCATGCACCTTGGAAGTCAagtacacaacctctgagcatatcttccaatgtctGTATCGTTCGTTCCGTTTGGCCATcggtggcagggtgaaaagctgtaCTTAACTTGAGTTGCGTTCCCATTGCCATTTGCAACGCTTGccaaaaacgtgatagaaatcgtgagtctcggtctgaaacgatatcttgcgctacTCCGTGATNGGCACCCGAcatcacatggagccccatgctttttcgaatgtcagtgcaatgggttcccgaatccaagtggggtggctcacctcctctcagttttctgatcttctaggatctcgttgggacaaTCACTTCACGTAGTTCTCTACGCTTGTTTGAAGAACGgagcaatggttgccccaaatcctagcaagatggcttctctcggatcttatctctagaagtggccattacttagtccttttttcattttacaataactagggaattgggatttctcactAGCTAACAGTAGGCttaccttttgccccatgccttACCAAATTAGTCTGTTTTTCGGGCTAcgcttgcattatatttctcaagtttaagggtacacacattcaattggatagaattgaatagctaaatgctagagAGAGAATAATTTGCAAGtgtactaagagttttatcttataaaaatgaaaactaactctcaaaatgtatagagatcctcatatttataaaGAAGAATTTGCACCTAGCGTGTTGTGCTCAATACACGTGCgtgatatggaaataatcctcatccatgccCAGAATCACTCGTGATATAGGTTTAGACAGCTTCAacgctcagaatcacgcacatgacaacaacgtgatttggatatagagaaGAATCACGCCCTAAGTCACGCGTGTGACACGGGAGTGATTTGGTCCTACTTCCATGCTCTTCAAAAATGCATCGTTTTGGTACGCTTTTGCTACCCTTTTTATCCATAATTCCTCAAAcacatcataatgcacaaattagaagatCTTGTaatgaaaatttcattttattgtttttttctcataagtcacgcataaattgctcaaactacGCATAGAATACCTTCTAATTGACCTTGAAAACTAGTATCTTTTGActttagcgggattcttttcttctcatcgccctagataacgtcattgggGAACCCCACTTCATGTGGCGcgccacgctttttcgaagacagagtgatgggtgcccaaatcctagcggggtggctcacctcctctcttatattctcgtcccttaggataatgatgtagtagaTTGTAATAGTTcaccgccatggcttgggcggtcactttttcttctcaaccccctcgaatcacgtcatcgggcacccgacATGTTGTGGGCACGACAATCAATAATTGGGTATTGgaatattttagaataattagttttattaattaattaggaagattatctttaaattattttatatttagtttgttagaattatattgattttcatatttatcttagtttgttggttataattagtttatcctatgtttaataattatctcGTTCATGTGGTTGTAATCAGCTTGTTAGTGGctatttaaggccattgcatgctaaatcatatatatagtaagtgAATTTTTGAAATAGAAAACTAAGTGTTTTCTAGAACTCGAGAGAGTTCGACCATGATCAAGTCATGGTGATCTTGACTTATCAAGTTTGAAACCCCACTTGTGGCGTCGTCCCAAATCCTACGTATCACCTTATAACCCGGTGTGGCCGAGGActtattaaaacccaaaaattagcccttatccagccctaaattaaaccttcacATCAAATTCTCCCAATCTAATAAATCgttctatgaatttctttgtaattcgaGTATGAAGAGAAGATCGGGCTAACCAGGTTCACATCACga includes:
- the LOC116001091 gene encoding uncharacterized protein LOC116001091 — its product is MPPRRNIPVGNDDNFSAIDRMTQAMERMAEFMMAQQVQNQNQGQPRVDIAKSIANRQPPYYAGEKDPVILEEWIRTFDKLLNAVNCPANQRVPSAVYYLTKAADNWWSTVGPDLLQDPEFGWEEFKVELRGQFYTERIKGIKCEEFLRLKQKGTTIQEYHDQYVELMRFAQEIVPDEASKARRFVRGLDWSIRGMIAPFMCSTLKEAYDRASDHYQVYLDQQEVYGRSKRKADNKPQRFSAVNKKVNLGSFTPTTGKGREGINWGNRSTCRWCGRIHPGENCQGMKVKCYTCGLFGHKSFECQRQIDSPQKALQNVNQGRRFNGNNGQKPAGTEMR